One Euphorbia lathyris chromosome 1, ddEupLath1.1, whole genome shotgun sequence DNA segment encodes these proteins:
- the LOC136210975 gene encoding uncharacterized protein has product MTMKSDQTTYIRNAGLCYGNQAWNWQFDSAYKNLSGRHTQHIVSHSGFLLHLSLGFFSCCPILMQPIFTGNCSSYLFLIVRLCSHSLCILQHLAQIQVVHSFPNVYYVMFLLGSWDQDKSWRPEWPGLYQIN; this is encoded by the exons ATGACGATGAAAAGCGACCAAACTACATACATAAGAAATGCGGGTCTATGTTACGGAAATCAAGCATGGAATTGGCAATTTGATTCGGCATACAAAAACTTGTCGGGTAGACACACTCAACATATAG TTTCACACTCGGGTTTTCTTCTACATTTGTCTTTAGGGTTTTTCTCATGTTGTCCCATTTTGATGCAG CCAATATTTACGGGCAATTGCAGTTCTTATCTATTTCTTATTGTACGCCTTTGTTCTCATTCATTGTGTATCCTTCAACATTTGGCACAG ATTCAGGTGGTCCATTCTTTCCCAAATGTCTATTATGTCATGTTCTTGCTAGGGTCATGGGATCAAGATAAAAGTTGGAGGCCTGAATGGCCTGGTCTGTATCAGATTAACTGA